One window of Populus nigra chromosome 5, ddPopNigr1.1, whole genome shotgun sequence genomic DNA carries:
- the LOC133693587 gene encoding signal peptidase complex subunit 3B-like — translation MHTFGYRANALLTYALTILALMCTIASFSDNFNFPSPSAEIQVLNFNWFQKQPHGNDEVSLTMNITADLQSLFTWNTKQLFIFVAAEYETPQNSVNQVSLWDAIIPAKEHAKFWFQTANKYRFVDQGSNLRGKEFNLTLHWHVMPKTGKMLADKLVMSGFRLPEEYR, via the exons ATGCATACGTTCGGATATAGAGCGAACGCGTTGCTAACGTACGCCTTGACTATACTGGCTTTGATGTGTACTATCGCTTCTTTCTCTGACAACTTCaattttccttctccttctGCTGAAATCCAG GTGTTGAATTTCAATTGGTTTCAAAAGCAGCCGCATGGAAATGATGAG GTCAGCCTCACCATGAATATAACAGCTGATTTACAGTCACTTTTTACATGGAACACAAAGCAG CTTTTCATATTTGTAGCAGCAGAGTATGAAACCCCCCAGAATTCAGTGAATCAG GTGTCACTTTGGGATGCCATTATACCTGCTAAAGAGCATGCAAAGTTTTGGTTTCAGACCGCAAACAAGTATCGTTTTGTTGATCAG GGAAGCAATCTTCGCGGTAAAGAATTTAACTTGACATTGCACTGGCATGTCATGCCCAAAACTGGCAAGATGCTTGCCGACAAGTTGGTCATGTCTGGATTCCGCTTGCCTGAGGAGTATAGATGA